AACATAGTCCTTGCCTTTGGAATGGCATTGATCTTCATTTATCTTGTGTTAGCTTCTCTTTATGAATCGTTCATCACACCGATTACGATTTTATTTGCCATTCCACCTGCGATTTCGGGTGCTTTTTTTGCCCTCGCATTAACAGGGGAGATGTTGAATTTGTTCAGTATGATTGGACTCATCCTCCTCATGGGCCTCGTTGCTAAAAACTCGATTTTACTCGTAGACCATGCCATGCTTGCGATGAAAGAACATGGTATGTCAAGAGATGAAGCCATCTTTGACGCTGGAGCCAAACGACTCCGGCCGATACTTATGACATCACTTGCCATGATTGCGGGGACATTGCCCATCGCACTAGGAATTGGGGAAGCGTCGAAATCAAGAACAGCGATGGGGATTGCCATCATTGGGGGACTTATCCTTTCCACTCTCATCACTCTCATTGTGGTTCCGGCTGTTTTTGGATACATTGACAGGCTTCGTGAAAAAATTGAAGGCGCCTTCCGACCAGAGTATGAGATCAAACCGGAGGATTTGGAGGGGTAATCTTCATCTTTCCTTTGGATGGGCATTGTGTTTTCGATTTTAAACTTGCCCAAACTTTGAATTTGGTGTTCTCTAGCAATCATGTCTAGCGAACGCCGCATTTTCAAACGTATCTCTGAAAAAGTCCATCTCACATACCGTGTGATCCAATCGGGTGCAGCCTCGGCACAGTACCTTCCTAGCGACAAAGGCGAAGGGGATTCGCAAGACATCTCGGAAGGTGGTCTTCTTTTTCGTACAAAGGAACCTATGCCACTCGGAACAAGGCTCGAATTGGAACTCAGGTTCCCTGATGTGAAGTACGTATTGTATCCAAAGGCAAAAGTGGTTCGTTTGGAAGAGTTTGGAGAAGGTGCCTTTTATGAAGTCGGCTTAGAATTTAACCAACTTTTTGAGGACGATAAAAATCTTTTACTCAAACATATCAAACAATTGGAAATATAAAATCACGAGCAAATCCCACTTACCAGATCATAAAAAGATGGTCATGTTATGATCAAAAGAAAGTTTCATAAACTGATGGGGAAGGATTATGATCCGATTTCACTCGTCGCCGTATATTCTGAAATTCTAAATAAACTTTATTTATTGGGGTTTGCTTACACTCTTGCCTATGCACATAGTGTTTATTTAGAATGGGGGAAAGAAGATCCAACCAATTGTTACCTTTCGTTTGTCCAACTTGTGATTAGTTTGGGATTGGTCAGTTTTTCTTTTTTATACAAAGAAGTAACCCAAAAAACATCAAGAATGGTTCGATTGGCTTTTTTTGTCCTTGTCATTATCGAAATTGAAACAGGATTCCATGATCCAGCGATTCCATATTTTGATCCAAGGAATTGGCTCACGATCATTGCACTCATCGGTACATCCTGCTTTTTTTATCCAGGACTTCTTTGGCAATTTATCTTAGAATGGACAATTGTATTTTTTGTTTATTTGGTTCGTGTTCAGTTGAAAAATGAAGGTTCCATTCCGATTGAAACATGGAGAGAAATGTCAACAACTGTCCCCTTGTTTATGGTGGCTTTTTTTCTAAATCATTGGTGGTTCCAAACACGTTACATTGCCGCCTATCGCGGGATGTTACTCGAAGAAAAACGTAGGACTTTTTTCCAAGACATCCATGACAGTTTAGGATCCAAACTCACAGATCTATATTTATTATGCCAATCCATGGATGAAGATCCAAACTCTAACTCATCGGTTCCAATCCAAAAATTAAAAGAACTCTCCAGTTTCGCCTTACAATCATTAAGGAGCCAGGTGCAAGAAGAAGACCAAAGAGAGATTTTACAAGAATCCCTGATTGATGGGATCCATCTTTTGGTTAAAAAAAGATACAAAATGTTAGGTCGAGAAATTTTGATCAAACAAGATTCGATTGATGAAAATACACTCATCCAAATCAAAGAACCAGAGTCGGCGCATCATCTATTACAAATATTAAAAGAGATCACAACAAATGACTTAAGGCATGGAATGGGAAAAACGATCTGCGAAGTTTGTTTAAATACCGAACAAATCCATATCAATTTTTATCCAGAAACGATAGAAGCAAATCCTTCGAACCCAATCGAAATAGAAAAGGAAAAGAATATGACTCAATTTACAGAAATTGGACTCGGGGAAAAAGGAATCCAACAAAGGATTCAATTCTTACAAGGGAATTTGGAGATTCTATCATCTCCCTACCAAATCAAAATACAATTGCCAATCTCTTTATTTGATCTATGAACTCCATCTTGAT
This Leptospira biflexa serovar Patoc strain 'Patoc 1 (Paris)' DNA region includes the following protein-coding sequences:
- a CDS encoding PilZ domain-containing protein, encoding MSSERRIFKRISEKVHLTYRVIQSGAASAQYLPSDKGEGDSQDISEGGLLFRTKEPMPLGTRLELELRFPDVKYVLYPKAKVVRLEEFGEGAFYEVGLEFNQLFEDDKNLLLKHIKQLEI
- a CDS encoding histidine kinase, whose protein sequence is MIKRKFHKLMGKDYDPISLVAVYSEILNKLYLLGFAYTLAYAHSVYLEWGKEDPTNCYLSFVQLVISLGLVSFSFLYKEVTQKTSRMVRLAFFVLVIIEIETGFHDPAIPYFDPRNWLTIIALIGTSCFFYPGLLWQFILEWTIVFFVYLVRVQLKNEGSIPIETWREMSTTVPLFMVAFFLNHWWFQTRYIAAYRGMLLEEKRRTFFQDIHDSLGSKLTDLYLLCQSMDEDPNSNSSVPIQKLKELSSFALQSLRSQVQEEDQREILQESLIDGIHLLVKKRYKMLGREILIKQDSIDENTLIQIKEPESAHHLLQILKEITTNDLRHGMGKTICEVCLNTEQIHINFYPETIEANPSNPIEIEKEKNMTQFTEIGLGEKGIQQRIQFLQGNLEILSSPYQIKIQLPISLFDL